A genome region from Streptomyces xanthophaeus includes the following:
- a CDS encoding DUF6191 domain-containing protein, whose translation MGFVIFMTLPGLALVLTAMAFLDLALVRAGRAGLLPWRWNGRQGQISATGFEQLHASFSPGKQNELKERQSALVMRDDEEDGAPPRTRVDLDGGLAVIRLPGTAAVPATGYSGT comes from the coding sequence ATGGGCTTCGTCATCTTCATGACCCTTCCCGGGCTGGCTCTGGTGCTCACCGCCATGGCCTTCCTCGACCTGGCACTGGTCCGCGCGGGCCGCGCCGGGCTGCTGCCCTGGCGGTGGAACGGCCGCCAGGGGCAGATATCCGCCACCGGCTTCGAGCAACTGCACGCCAGCTTCTCGCCCGGCAAGCAGAACGAGCTCAAGGAGCGGCAGAGCGCCCTCGTCATGCGCGACGACGAGGAGGACGGCGCGCCGCCGCGCACCCGGGTCGACCTCGACGGCGGACTCGCCGTCATCAGGCTGCCCGGCACCGCGGCCGTGCCCGCTACGGGGTACAGCGGTACGTGA
- a CDS encoding serine/threonine-protein kinase, translating to MNDTRAAWSVPGYTEVRELGSGGSGRVVLAVHDGTGTPVAVKYLSDRLRQDPAFVGEFRAEARLLGGLETPYVVRLYEYVEASGGAAIVMELVDGISLRALLKQSGRADAEAALVVLKGSLLGLAAAHRAGVVHRDYKPENVLVAPDGSSKLVDFGIAANRGSTPGVAGTPAYMAPEQWQGRPASPAADVYAATATFFECLTGRKPYDGENFAELAVQHIEAPVPETEAPEPVRPLIRRGLAKAPEQRPENAEAFVAELEGVALAAYGPEWEERGQRKLAALAALLPLLFPSAGGTAAGTTAFATTKVPSGSGWAPGRRGWLAAGVSLVLGTVLVLTTDAIGAAPDAASAVSAFATTSAAPPGSASPSANPSPTDSASPSPSPSPSASPSPSPSASPSTSPSASPSWPTSPTPKPTVSWPPTPTPTPTPTPTLKVTDVSVSLKTGVYRGDATISVTSQGTGSVTVTVEWFLGGAQGSYSVADGTESFVVPAGSTATQVRSHTFARDRGCYGGVRVTTKPTAGNKSASASQYLLRCQEVPR from the coding sequence ATGAACGACACGCGGGCGGCATGGTCGGTCCCCGGCTACACCGAGGTCCGTGAGCTCGGGTCGGGCGGCAGCGGCCGCGTGGTCCTCGCCGTCCACGACGGCACGGGCACCCCGGTCGCGGTGAAGTACCTCAGCGACCGGCTGCGCCAGGATCCGGCGTTCGTCGGGGAGTTCCGGGCCGAGGCCCGCCTCCTGGGCGGGCTGGAGACCCCGTACGTGGTCAGGCTGTACGAGTACGTGGAGGCGTCCGGCGGCGCGGCCATCGTCATGGAGCTGGTGGACGGAATCTCCCTGCGCGCTCTGCTGAAGCAGTCCGGGCGGGCCGACGCCGAGGCCGCGCTGGTGGTCCTCAAGGGGTCCCTGCTGGGGCTGGCGGCGGCGCACCGGGCGGGCGTCGTCCACCGGGACTACAAGCCGGAGAACGTCCTGGTCGCACCGGACGGCTCGTCGAAGCTGGTGGACTTCGGGATCGCGGCGAACCGGGGCAGCACGCCCGGCGTGGCCGGAACCCCCGCCTACATGGCCCCCGAGCAGTGGCAGGGCCGGCCGGCCTCACCCGCGGCCGACGTGTACGCGGCGACGGCGACCTTCTTCGAGTGCCTCACCGGCCGCAAGCCCTATGACGGGGAGAACTTCGCCGAGCTCGCCGTCCAGCACATCGAGGCGCCGGTACCGGAGACGGAGGCGCCCGAGCCCGTCCGTCCGCTGATCCGGCGCGGCCTCGCGAAGGCACCCGAGCAGCGGCCGGAGAACGCCGAGGCGTTCGTGGCCGAGCTGGAGGGCGTGGCGCTGGCGGCGTACGGGCCCGAGTGGGAGGAGCGCGGGCAGCGCAAGCTGGCGGCGCTGGCCGCCCTGCTGCCGCTGCTGTTCCCCTCGGCGGGCGGCACGGCGGCGGGTACCACGGCGTTCGCCACGACCAAGGTGCCCAGTGGTTCCGGCTGGGCTCCGGGGCGCCGCGGCTGGCTCGCGGCGGGCGTGTCGCTGGTGCTGGGAACCGTGCTGGTCCTGACGACGGACGCGATCGGCGCGGCCCCGGACGCGGCTTCGGCGGTGAGCGCCTTCGCCACGACGAGCGCGGCCCCGCCCGGTTCGGCCTCGCCGAGCGCGAACCCGAGCCCGACGGACTCCGCCTCCCCTTCGCCGAGTCCGAGCCCCTCGGCGTCCCCGAGCCCCTCGCCGTCCGCGTCCCCTTCCACGTCCCCGTCGGCTTCTCCGTCGTGGCCGACGAGCCCCACCCCGAAGCCGACGGTGAGCTGGCCGCCCACGCCGACCCCGACACCGACGCCCACACCGACGCTGAAGGTCACGGACGTCTCCGTGTCGCTCAAGACCGGCGTCTACCGGGGCGATGCGACGATTTCGGTCACCTCCCAGGGCACCGGCTCGGTCACCGTGACGGTGGAGTGGTTCCTGGGCGGCGCGCAGGGCTCCTACTCCGTCGCCGACGGCACGGAGTCGTTCGTCGTCCCGGCCGGCTCGACGGCCACCCAGGTCAGGTCCCACACCTTCGCGCGCGACCGCGGCTGCTACGGCGGGGTCCGGGTCACCACCAAGCCCACCGCCGGGAACAAGTCCGCGTCGGCCTCGCAGTACCTGCTCCGCTGCCAGGAGGTGCCCCGATGA
- a CDS encoding Tm-1-like ATP-binding domain-containing protein, which yields MTNVVLVGTLDTKGVEYGWLRERLLRAGVEVVLVDTGIMGEPRVPADVPRDAVARAAGTELSELRTAADRGAAVTTMARGAEATLLRLHAEGRLHGVLAVGGSGGTSIATRAMRALPLGVPKLMVSSMASGDVRPYVGSSDITMMYSVVDIAGINSISAPVLANAVAAITGMARAYARACAEGHPPRLGAGGRPLVAASMAGVTTAGVDAARERLTELGYEVLVFHVSGTGGRTLETLAGQGIFAGVLDLTLSELADDLCGGILTAGPDRLSAAGRAGIPQVVSLGALDMVKFGPLESLPRQVRDRGVHVHNPSITVTRTTVAECAELGRRVAAKLRAANGPTAVCVPLRGLSTLGAPGGPYHDAGADRALFSALREGLRGSATRLYDYDTHINDPAFGRAAADRLHAMIGALSAAA from the coding sequence ATGACGAACGTCGTGCTGGTGGGAACCCTGGACACCAAGGGTGTGGAGTACGGCTGGCTGCGGGAGAGGCTGCTGCGCGCCGGCGTCGAAGTGGTACTGGTCGACACAGGAATCATGGGCGAACCCCGGGTGCCCGCCGACGTGCCGCGTGACGCGGTGGCCCGGGCGGCCGGAACGGAACTGTCGGAACTGCGCACGGCCGCCGACCGGGGTGCGGCCGTGACCACCATGGCGAGGGGCGCGGAGGCGACCCTCTTACGCCTGCACGCCGAGGGCAGGCTGCACGGGGTGCTCGCCGTCGGCGGGAGCGGCGGCACCTCCATCGCCACCCGGGCGATGCGCGCCCTGCCGCTCGGCGTACCGAAACTGATGGTCTCGTCCATGGCGTCCGGGGACGTCCGCCCGTACGTGGGCTCCTCGGACATCACCATGATGTACAGCGTGGTGGACATCGCGGGGATCAACAGCATCTCCGCTCCGGTCCTGGCGAACGCCGTGGCGGCGATCACCGGGATGGCCCGGGCCTACGCCCGCGCTTGCGCGGAGGGCCACCCGCCCCGGCTGGGCGCGGGCGGCCGCCCCCTGGTCGCGGCGAGCATGGCGGGCGTGACCACGGCCGGGGTGGACGCGGCGCGCGAGCGGCTGACGGAACTCGGCTACGAGGTGCTGGTCTTCCATGTCAGCGGCACCGGCGGCCGCACCCTGGAGACCCTGGCCGGCCAGGGGATCTTCGCCGGCGTCCTCGACCTCACCCTCAGCGAGCTCGCCGACGACCTGTGCGGGGGCATCCTCACCGCGGGCCCGGACCGGCTCAGCGCCGCCGGCCGGGCCGGAATCCCGCAGGTGGTGAGCCTGGGGGCGCTGGACATGGTGAAGTTCGGCCCGCTGGAGAGCCTGCCCCGGCAGGTCCGCGACCGGGGCGTCCACGTCCACAATCCGTCCATCACGGTGACCCGTACGACCGTGGCCGAATGCGCGGAGCTCGGCCGCCGGGTCGCCGCCAAACTGCGCGCGGCGAACGGCCCCACGGCAGTCTGCGTCCCGCTCCGTGGACTGTCCACGCTCGGCGCGCCGGGCGGGCCGTACCATGACGCCGGCGCGGACCGGGCCCTGTTCTCGGCGCTGCGCGAGGGGCTGCGGGGCAGTGCCACCAGGCTCTACGACTACGACACACACATCAACGATCCGGCCTTCGGGCGGGCGGCGGCCGACCGGCTGCACGCCATGATCGGGGCCCTGTCGGCCGCGGCCTGA
- a CDS encoding NUDIX domain-containing protein, which translates to MTHKRSAGLLLFRRTGPEPEPGVEVLLGHMGGPLWAGRVTGDWAIPKGEYGPEETPRDAARREFTEEIGLPPPEGEYLPLGEVRLTSGKLVTIWAVEADLDPALMVPGTFSMEWPPHSGNVQEFPELDRVAWFAPPVAQNMLMPSQLPFLERLLELLKV; encoded by the coding sequence ATGACGCACAAACGCAGTGCCGGACTGCTCCTCTTCCGGCGGACCGGTCCGGAGCCGGAGCCCGGCGTCGAGGTACTCCTCGGACATATGGGCGGCCCGCTCTGGGCCGGGCGGGTGACCGGGGACTGGGCCATCCCCAAGGGTGAATACGGACCGGAGGAGACTCCGCGGGACGCGGCCCGCCGCGAGTTCACCGAGGAGATCGGGCTGCCCCCGCCGGAGGGCGAGTACCTCCCGCTGGGCGAGGTACGTCTGACCAGCGGAAAGCTGGTGACCATCTGGGCGGTGGAGGCGGATCTCGACCCCGCGCTCATGGTGCCCGGAACCTTCTCGATGGAGTGGCCTCCGCACTCCGGGAACGTCCAGGAGTTCCCGGAGCTGGACCGGGTGGCCTGGTTTGCTCCGCCAGTGGCGCAAAACATGCTGATGCCCTCCCAACTCCCCTTCCTGGAGAGACTGTTGGAGCTCCTGAAGGTTTGA
- a CDS encoding cation diffusion facilitator family transporter: protein MSGHDHAHDGHGHGNGSGRGNGSAGHDHGHGPGGHSHGVAADADRRWLAIALALIGGFMAVEVVVGVMANSLALISDAAHMLTDAVSIVLALIAMRLAARPARGGFTYGLKRAEILSAQANGLTLILLAVWLAYEAVRRLMDPPPVEGGLVVVTALAGIAVNVAAAWCISRANRSALVVEGAYQHILNDLFAFIGTAIAGLIVLTTGFRQADAIATLVVVVLMLKAGYGLVRESGRILLEAAPAHVDPDAVGDRLVGQPPVTEVHDLHIWTITSGQAALSAHVLVEPEGDCHAVRRDLEQLLDKEYGITHTTLQVDHAQDSLLTVGRAGGGPSDAHCADAHGPVHRQGPHDH, encoded by the coding sequence ATGAGTGGGCACGACCACGCGCACGACGGCCACGGGCACGGGAACGGCAGCGGACGCGGCAACGGGTCCGCGGGCCACGACCACGGCCACGGTCCCGGCGGGCACAGCCATGGCGTGGCGGCCGATGCCGACCGGCGCTGGCTGGCGATCGCGCTCGCCCTGATCGGCGGGTTCATGGCCGTCGAGGTGGTCGTCGGCGTCATGGCCAACTCGCTGGCGCTGATCTCCGACGCGGCCCACATGCTGACCGACGCGGTCTCGATCGTCCTGGCGCTGATCGCCATGCGGCTGGCCGCGCGCCCCGCCCGCGGCGGCTTCACGTACGGCCTCAAGCGGGCGGAGATACTCTCCGCCCAGGCGAACGGGCTGACGCTGATCCTCCTGGCCGTCTGGCTGGCGTACGAGGCGGTGCGGCGGCTGATGGACCCGCCGCCGGTGGAGGGCGGGCTGGTCGTCGTGACGGCGCTCGCGGGCATCGCCGTCAATGTGGCCGCGGCCTGGTGCATCTCCCGGGCGAACCGTTCGGCGCTCGTCGTCGAGGGCGCCTACCAGCACATCCTGAACGACCTCTTCGCCTTCATCGGCACGGCGATCGCCGGTCTGATCGTGCTGACCACCGGTTTCCGGCAGGCGGACGCGATCGCCACGCTGGTCGTGGTGGTGCTGATGCTCAAGGCGGGCTACGGGCTGGTCCGCGAGTCCGGCCGGATCCTCCTGGAGGCCGCCCCGGCCCATGTGGACCCGGACGCGGTCGGCGACCGCCTCGTCGGGCAGCCGCCCGTCACCGAGGTGCACGACCTGCACATCTGGACGATCACCTCGGGCCAGGCGGCACTGTCCGCGCACGTGCTGGTGGAGCCGGAGGGCGACTGCCACGCCGTCCGCCGGGACCTGGAGCAGCTGCTCGACAAGGAGTACGGGATCACGCACACCACCCTCCAGGTGGACCACGCGCAGGACTCCCTGCTCACGGTCGGCCGCGCGGGCGGGGGCCCGTCCGACGCGCACTGCGCGGACGCGCACGGTCCGGTCCACCGGCAGGGCCCGCACGACCACTGA
- a CDS encoding ABC transporter ATP-binding protein/permease, with amino-acid sequence MVQRPSVPTAPQLVLVTDWGATEMDPDRIYHVGRDPLCEICLDDARVSWHHAILRPDGDHWTLEDEGSTNGTFADGHRVHEWSVGVGTELRFGSVEDGPRAAVVGPAPPEPAPPPAPGAGRPSQVANPAMTGTFRRPTTVRPLPVRTAVRIGRAPDSDLVVDDLTVSRRHAELHALADGSYEIVDLGSHNGTYLNGAAVTRATPVTEGDIVGIGHSVFCLVGDQLQEYVDTGEVSLDVQGLTVAVDHGRKTLLDQVSFPVGAKCLLAVVGPSGAGKSTLLGALTGLRPADHGTVLYDGRDLYRDYAELRSRIGLVPQDDILHSQLTVRRALTYAAELRFPQDTAKAERQARVDEVIGELGLEQRADQPIHSLSGGQRKRVSVALELLTKPSLLFLDEPTSGLDPGMDRSVMNMLRDLADDGRTVIVVTHSVLNLEGCDRLLVLAPGGRIAYYGAPGEALDFFGFDQWPEAFEAFENQRDRDWAGEYRASPLHRRHVDVTAGRPPLTAQAERAASVSPHPPPKAQSWGSQLSTLIRRYAAVLRSDRTFLIIMVALPFVMGAMTRALAGNTLNAETALNALFILCVGGVLIGAANAVRELVKERVIYQRERSVGLSRSAYLMSKVVVLGAITVAQAVVLTLVGLAGVTINAPGGRGLFMPPLMEITLAVALLSLTAMLLGLLISALVTKEEVTMPLLVLLTIVQVVFCGSLLKLTGVPVIEQLAWFVPARWAMGAMAGTIDLGAIVPGKITQDPLFDHEAHLWLLEMGMLVVLSVLFGVLVARLLRRHEPTIMRK; translated from the coding sequence ATGGTCCAGCGCCCAAGTGTGCCGACCGCGCCCCAGCTCGTCCTGGTGACCGACTGGGGCGCCACCGAGATGGATCCGGACCGGATCTACCACGTCGGTCGGGACCCCCTTTGCGAGATCTGCCTCGACGACGCCCGCGTCTCCTGGCACCACGCGATCCTGCGCCCGGACGGCGACCACTGGACGCTCGAGGACGAGGGCAGCACCAACGGCACCTTCGCCGACGGTCACCGCGTCCACGAGTGGAGCGTCGGCGTGGGCACCGAGCTGCGGTTCGGCAGCGTCGAGGACGGGCCGCGCGCCGCCGTCGTCGGCCCCGCACCGCCGGAGCCCGCACCACCCCCCGCGCCCGGCGCCGGGCGCCCGTCCCAGGTCGCGAACCCGGCCATGACCGGTACCTTCCGCCGGCCGACGACCGTACGTCCGCTGCCCGTCCGCACCGCCGTCCGCATCGGCCGCGCCCCCGACAGCGACCTCGTCGTCGACGACCTCACCGTCTCCCGCCGCCACGCCGAGCTGCACGCCCTCGCCGACGGCAGTTACGAGATCGTCGACCTGGGCAGCCACAACGGCACCTACCTCAACGGCGCCGCCGTGACCCGGGCCACCCCCGTCACCGAGGGCGACATCGTCGGCATCGGCCACTCGGTCTTCTGCCTCGTCGGCGACCAGCTCCAGGAGTACGTGGACACCGGAGAGGTGTCCCTCGACGTCCAGGGCCTCACCGTCGCCGTCGACCACGGCCGCAAGACCCTCCTCGACCAGGTTTCCTTCCCCGTCGGCGCCAAATGCCTGCTCGCCGTCGTGGGCCCCAGCGGAGCCGGCAAGTCCACCCTGCTCGGCGCACTGACCGGACTGCGCCCCGCCGACCATGGCACCGTCCTGTACGACGGACGCGACCTCTACCGCGACTACGCCGAACTGCGCAGCCGCATCGGCCTCGTCCCGCAGGACGACATCCTGCACTCCCAGCTCACCGTCCGGCGCGCCCTCACCTACGCCGCCGAACTGCGCTTCCCGCAGGACACCGCCAAGGCCGAACGCCAGGCCCGGGTCGACGAGGTGATCGGCGAACTCGGCCTCGAACAGCGCGCCGACCAGCCCATCCACAGCCTCTCCGGCGGCCAGCGCAAACGCGTCTCCGTCGCCCTGGAACTGCTCACCAAGCCCTCCCTGCTCTTCCTGGACGAGCCCACCTCCGGACTCGACCCCGGCATGGACCGCTCGGTGATGAACATGCTGCGCGACCTCGCCGACGACGGCCGCACGGTCATCGTCGTCACCCACAGTGTGCTCAACCTCGAAGGCTGCGACCGCCTCCTGGTCCTGGCGCCCGGCGGGCGCATCGCGTACTACGGTGCCCCCGGGGAAGCCCTCGACTTCTTCGGCTTCGACCAGTGGCCCGAGGCCTTCGAAGCCTTCGAGAACCAGCGTGACCGCGACTGGGCCGGGGAGTACCGGGCCTCGCCGCTGCACCGCCGCCACGTCGACGTCACCGCCGGCCGGCCGCCTCTCACCGCGCAGGCCGAACGGGCCGCCAGCGTCTCTCCGCATCCGCCGCCCAAGGCCCAGAGCTGGGGCTCCCAGCTCTCCACCCTGATCCGCCGGTACGCCGCCGTGCTCAGGTCCGACCGCACCTTCCTGATCATCATGGTCGCGCTGCCCTTCGTCATGGGCGCCATGACCCGCGCCCTGGCCGGCAACACCCTCAACGCCGAGACCGCGCTGAACGCCCTGTTCATCCTGTGCGTGGGCGGAGTCCTGATCGGCGCCGCCAACGCGGTGCGCGAACTCGTCAAGGAACGCGTCATCTACCAGCGCGAGCGCTCCGTCGGCCTGTCCCGGTCGGCCTACCTGATGTCCAAGGTGGTCGTCCTCGGCGCGATCACCGTCGCCCAGGCCGTGGTCCTGACCCTCGTCGGCCTCGCGGGCGTCACCATCAATGCCCCAGGCGGCCGCGGCCTCTTCATGCCACCACTGATGGAGATCACCCTCGCCGTCGCCCTGCTGTCCCTCACCGCGATGCTGCTCGGCCTGCTGATCTCCGCCCTGGTGACCAAGGAGGAGGTCACCATGCCGCTGCTGGTCCTCCTCACCATCGTCCAGGTCGTCTTCTGCGGCTCCCTGCTGAAACTCACCGGAGTCCCCGTCATCGAACAGCTGGCCTGGTTCGTTCCCGCCCGGTGGGCCATGGGAGCGATGGCCGGCACCATCGACCTCGGCGCGATCGTGCCCGGCAAGATCACCCAGGACCCGCTGTTCGACCACGAGGCCCACCTGTGGCTCCTCGAAATGGGCATGCTCGTCGTCCTGTCCGTGCTGTTCGGCGTGCTGGTCGCCCGGCTGCTGCGCCGCCACGAGCCGACCATCATGCGGAAGTAG